The following is a genomic window from Thermodesulfobacteriota bacterium.
CAAAGAGGTATATAAATGAACTGATAGCCCTCTCCGAAGGTGGTCTCAGATTTATAAATGAAAGGGATTTCCTTCTTGTAGATGTAGGGAGCAGAGATATCAAGTATGTACTCTATAGAGACGGACGGTTTGTAGAGACCGGATGGAATCAGGAATGCGGAGCATCCCAGGGTTTTGCCATAGAACTTCTAGAAATGTACTATAAAATCGACTGTAACAAACTTGAACTGCCAGAGAACGGCTACCCTGTAACATGCGGGCTTATTGGTATATCCAGAATATTCGACGAAATAATAAAAACAGGGGAAGAAGAGAATGCCTTGGCCAGGTTTGTCAAGGGGATTGCCATGAATGTTTATCACTTTACAGGTAAACCAGAAAAGATGTATCTCAGTGGAGGATTATGTGAAAACAGGCTCTTTATTGAATCCCTTCCTTGCGAGGTAGTACCGTTGGGAAGATTTGTCCTGGTTGAAGGGCTTAAAGAGATATATAAGAAGGGTTTTGTTGAAATCAAAAGGGGGTAATTATGTTTGTAAAACAATTGGAGGTTGGTAATTTGGCTGTCTTTGCATATATAGTGGGATGCAAGGAAACTGGAGAGGGGTTAGTAATTGATCCTGCCTCCGAGACCGATAGAATACTCTCTATCAGCAGCGAAAATGGGATCGATATAAAGTACATTGTCAATACCCATTCACACATAGACCACACTATGGGCAATGCCGATATGGTCGCAAAAACAGGTGCCAAGATAGTAATACATGAAAATGAAAAGCACCTTCTTACGAAGCAGCCGAATTTTCTTCTTTCTATGTTTGCATCAAAACCATCTCCGCCAGCAGACATTACTGTTAAAGAAGGGGATACCATTAATATTGGTAAGCTCAGCCTCAATGTAATACTCACACCAGGTCACTCACCAGGAGGGATTACCCTCCATTTAAACGGCTATCTCTTCACAGGAGACACCCTTTTTGTGGGAGGTGTGGGAAGAACGGATGTCCCTGGAGGTTCGTGGCCAGTCCTTTTGATGTCCATTAAAACAAAACTTTTGACATTTCCAGATGAAACCATAATAATGCCAGGCCACAACTATGGATATGCATCAACCTCTACGGTGAAACAGGAGAAGGATTTCAACCCTTTTATTAAAGATACAGTATAGCCTATTTACAAATCTTCCTTGACTCCAAAGCCTTTCTCTAGTATACTTTTGTTACCTTTTTTAAGAACTAAAGGGGAGAAGAACCTCTTTTATCAGTCAACCCCTAAAGGGTAAGGAGAGAAATTATGTCTATTATTACAGTTTCAAGGGGATCATACAGTAGAGGGAAAGAAGTGGCAGAGAAGGTGGCTCAAAAACTTGGCTACGAGTGTATCGCCCGAGACGTCCTTCTAGAGGCATCGGAAGAATTTAACGTTCCTGAGACAAAACTCGTTCATGCTATCCAGGACGCTCCTTCCTTTCTGGATCGTTTAACTTATGGAAAGGAAAAGTATGTTGCCTATATACAATCGGCATTGTTAAGACATTTGCAGAAAGACAACATAGTCTATCATGGTCTTGCTGGTCACTTCTTCGTCAAAGGGGTATCACATGTGCTCAAAGTTAGGATCATTGCCGATCTGGAGGATCGTATCAGACTGGTGATGGAGCGGGATAAGGTTTCTAGAAAAAAGGCATTGCAGTTTCTAAAAAAGATTGACGAACAACGAAGAAAATGGAGCATATCACTCTATGGGATTGACACATTGGACCCAAGCCTCTATGATATGGTTCTCCATATAAGAAAAATCACTGTAGATGATGCAGTGGACATCATATGCCATACCGCGGGGTTGAAGGATTTTAAGACAACCCCTGAATCCCAAAAGGCAATGGATGATATATTCCTTGCTTCTGAGGTTAAGGTCGCCCTGATAGACTTAAAACCCGATATCGAAGTCTCTGCTGATAGCGGAAAGGTATCCGTAGCAACCAGTGCCCGACTATCCCATGAAGAAAAATTGGTTCAGGATATAGAGGGTGTTGCTAAGACCATTCCAGGTGTCAAAGAGGTTAGTGTCCATATACGACTGGATCCGATGGAGACATACGACTGAAGGACTTATATTTTTTGTCTATGAATTCGTCTTACCTCTGCCAACCTGATTCCGTAAAGTCATGCGGTGCCTGCTGTGGGCTATATAACTGGAATGATCATTCAAGGGATACACTGGAGCCTTTACTCCATAAAAAGACCGACTTTTTCCAGTCTTTGGTACGCAGTTCCAACTCATTTGATAGATACCGGGAAAAGATTTCGGAACTGTTTTTTTGCTCAAAGCTTTTTGAGACCATCTATAATTGTGAATTTCTGGGTTTTGTAGATGAAAAGCGGAAAAGAATAGGTTGTCTTCTCCATCCCATGGTGAACAGAGGGGAAGACCTGAGGGACAATTCCTTCTATGGCAGGGAACTATGTGCCTCTCACGAATGCCCCAGTTATACCTACCTCACAGAAGCAGAAAAAAAAGCCGTTATCTATGGATCAGATGACTGGTACGTCTATGGTCTGGTCATTACCGACATCGACTTTGTAAAGGAATATTTCAGAATTGTAAATAATGCCCTTGGCGAAACCATAGATCCTGAAAGGATAAAACGACCTGAGTTAAAAGGAATTATCTCAGATTATTTTAGATTAAAGGAAGAATGGGAATTCAAAAGTGAGGAGAAACGTTTTGGCAAATACTTTTTCTCATATGCAGAATATCACATAGCCAAGATAGAATATGAAAAAAAACTTGGAATCAGAGGATCGTCCTTTGACAAGATTCTGGTAAGTCTGGGTTCCGAGTTTAATTCAGTCGATGAATTGCACGAGGCAGAGGCAATCATACAGTCCATTATTGATAGATTCATAGATGCCTACACACTTTCCTCCCCTTTTTTACATTTTACTTGACAAAAAAAATTAGGCTTGGTAAAAAGACAAATTAATTTTAATAATTGAGACTGCCGAGTTGCCGATCTAAAAATTTACGGCTTAGGAGTCAAAGGTAATTCGGCTTTTTTTTGTCAAAATCTAGGTTATCTAATAAAATAAGATTGGAGGGATTAAAATTGGTTTGTCAAACTGTTAAGGTAGGTGTAAACTGCATATTCATGAAGAAGAAAGGCTGCTCTTTTAATGGAGGAAAATGTTATCCAATTGTCGACTCCTGCGAGGGATGTGACAGGATTCAAGATTACTCTTCGGGGAAATTCTGCATATCATGTGCTGATCCTGCAAGCAAATGGAGAGTTGGCGACTGCAATTTTGCCACACATATTAAAAAAGAAAGCACGGTAACCCAGAAGATGATAAACCCATTAAAAGCCTCAAAGAGAAGTGCCTAGTACAATGAAGGCTTTAGGACATAAATGCAGGTTGTAATCCAGAGGGTCAAAGATTCCAGGGTATCAATTGGTGATAAACTGATAGGTAAAATCGGGAAAGGCATGCTCGTGTTCCTGGGGATTGAAAAAGAAGATACCCAAAACGATGCGGATTACCTTGTATCCAAGATAATAAACCTGCGGATTTTTGAGGACTCTCATGGGAAAATGAATCTATCATTAAAAGATATAAACGGAGAGATACTGGTTATTTCCCAGTTCACCCTTCTGGGTGACTGTCGGAAAGGGAGAAGGCCATCATTTGCAAATGCAGCCGAACCTGAAAAAGCCAAAACATTATATCAATACTTCGTCTCACAGATAAAAAACAACGCAATAGTAGCCACTGGTGAGTTTCAAGCCAAGATGGATGTATATATATTAAATGATGGGCCTGTAACCTTTCTTTTGGACAGTAAAAATATATCCTGAGAGTGGGCGACCATTCCCTTACATTCAACATCTTCCTAGTCACAAAACTCTAACGGGAAATGGGCTCCCTCCAGTCACTAATCGGTATGAGGATACCTTTTTCGATATCAGGTTTGTAAAGTATCCCACTTCTCGACCCTTCCCTATTATTGGGGCTCCAGTTAACCGGACCAACGAGGCCCCACGGGCTAAAGCCCTTCATGCCCTCCATTGCCTTCACCAAATTCTCATTGTCCAGTTCTTTTCCCGCCCTCTTCATAGCCTCCATAAAAAGGATTGCGTATGCCCACCCATACGTGTACAGTTTGCTGCTATAGGATTTTTCTTCACCAGGGTAGAATCTTAGTGTTATCTCCTTCATCTTCTTAGCCCCTGGTGCATCTTCATAAATTGACCTGGCGCTATGTACCCCGATAAACCCCCTGTATGCTTCTTTGGCGAGAGAAATAATGTCCTCGTTCGTAGATAACAGTGTCCCTAAGAAGTTCGTCTTAAGACCGAGTTTTCTTGCATCCCTGAGAAGGAGAGAAGCCTGCTGGACAAGGCCTTGAATTATCACGATATCTGGGTTGAACCTCTTCATGGAGAGAACCTGGGAGGTTGCATCCAATTCATTCATCTCCAATATAACATCCTGGAGTTCAACTCCCATCATCTTTGCCCTTTCATTTGCCACTCTTGCTGGCCCTTTACCAACATCTATATTAGGATAGACAATACTTATCTTAGGATTCCTAGCTTTCATATCGTTGATTATATAATCAAATAATATTTCAACACAATTTTCATAAGACAAGAAAATATGAAAAACATATCGGTGGAAAGGTTTAAACATTTGTTGAGATGGGCTGATCGTCAATATGGCAATCTT
Proteins encoded in this region:
- the dtd gene encoding D-aminoacyl-tRNA deacylase, translating into MQVVIQRVKDSRVSIGDKLIGKIGKGMLVFLGIEKEDTQNDADYLVSKIINLRIFEDSHGKMNLSLKDINGEILVISQFTLLGDCRKGRRPSFANAAEPEKAKTLYQYFVSQIKNNAIVATGEFQAKMDVYILNDGPVTFLLDSKNIS
- a CDS encoding ATPase, yielding MTVFADFGSTWSKILDSSVKIVKTKEVPKEIIADFACGHNAEKRSKRYINELIALSEGGLRFINERDFLLVDVGSRDIKYVLYRDGRFVETGWNQECGASQGFAIELLEMYYKIDCNKLELPENGYPVTCGLIGISRIFDEIIKTGEEENALARFVKGIAMNVYHFTGKPEKMYLSGGLCENRLFIESLPCEVVPLGRFVLVEGLKEIYKKGFVEIKRG
- a CDS encoding PxxKW family cysteine-rich protein, whose translation is MVCQTVKVGVNCIFMKKKGCSFNGGKCYPIVDSCEGCDRIQDYSSGKFCISCADPASKWRVGDCNFATHIKKESTVTQKMINPLKASKRSA
- a CDS encoding cytidylate kinase-like family protein, which codes for MSIITVSRGSYSRGKEVAEKVAQKLGYECIARDVLLEASEEFNVPETKLVHAIQDAPSFLDRLTYGKEKYVAYIQSALLRHLQKDNIVYHGLAGHFFVKGVSHVLKVRIIADLEDRIRLVMERDKVSRKKALQFLKKIDEQRRKWSISLYGIDTLDPSLYDMVLHIRKITVDDAVDIICHTAGLKDFKTTPESQKAMDDIFLASEVKVALIDLKPDIEVSADSGKVSVATSARLSHEEKLVQDIEGVAKTIPGVKEVSVHIRLDPMETYD
- a CDS encoding MBL fold metallo-hydrolase, yielding MFVKQLEVGNLAVFAYIVGCKETGEGLVIDPASETDRILSISSENGIDIKYIVNTHSHIDHTMGNADMVAKTGAKIVIHENEKHLLTKQPNFLLSMFASKPSPPADITVKEGDTINIGKLSLNVILTPGHSPGGITLHLNGYLFTGDTLFVGGVGRTDVPGGSWPVLLMSIKTKLLTFPDETIIMPGHNYGYASTSTVKQEKDFNPFIKDTV
- a CDS encoding ABC transporter substrate-binding protein, with translation MNNLQCRRERMKRISIILTVPLLLFCYTAVLGETRGVTKDTITVGYLTANTGPIAKDSQAVSSGVRNYIRYVNEQGGINGRKIKVIYEDTGYSIPRALASFKKLLYRDQVLTFFGPTSTGETTVLFSQIGKEKIAILTISPSQQMFKPFHRYVFHIFLSYENCVEILFDYIINDMKARNPKISIVYPNIDVGKGPARVANERAKMMGVELQDVILEMNELDATSQVLSMKRFNPDIVIIQGLVQQASLLLRDARKLGLKTNFLGTLLSTNEDIISLAKEAYRGFIGVHSARSIYEDAPGAKKMKEITLRFYPGEEKSYSSKLYTYGWAYAILFMEAMKRAGKELDNENLVKAMEGMKGFSPWGLVGPVNWSPNNREGSRSGILYKPDIEKGILIPISDWREPISR